A part of Aspergillus oryzae RIB40 DNA, chromosome 7 genomic DNA contains:
- a CDS encoding RNA polymerase-associated protein (Paf1/RNA polymerase II complex, RTF1 component (involved in regulation of TATA box-binding protein)): MADDLDAELLALAGDASDEEASSPPRQKDASPSASPPQSPEESSTMGRKGTAKPVRRGRKSRKDDEEDGEVSAAESHNSLDSASMVESESGSDSEGSDAGAEDDGPIFPYDKLYYSSKDKEEIMAMPEIQREQILSERAQQVDRHNQDLALRRLLASREREEARQAKKNKRKASMANLEDGQRKSSRQKTTLGGRKVGETSDAIEAYKRQREQKGRRDELRRREPASKDQTVRPRDRVSDEDAEGESDAEWDDGDRSPSLPKDDPPAELRDIQRARVGRTNFAQVCFYPGFDDAISGCYARVNIGPNRETGQNEYRLCLIKKFTEGRPYSMEGPNGRSFVTKQYAVLAHGKAEREFPFVACSDSAITEAEFNRYRQTMAVEDCKMATKSTVAEKVVDINRLLNHKFTPEELTEKLRKQGSLDTKSTVFKRMETEKKLKLAKAAGDDAEVERLESELASMSTPKLAFNATSSKPRADKPSEHERLLELNLRNQRLNTENVRRAQLEERKASRKAAAAVARGEAQPNPFMRVRTHARTHYDANGNGTTLSETTTRDGTPATGSDTPSKANTPNGSNPPSGSQKKTTKGGVATIRHRNMDDENIAALDLDLDIEI; encoded by the exons ATGgcggatgatcttgatgccGAACTGCTCGCGCTTGCGGGTGACGCCTCAGATGAGGAGGCGTCTTCGCCCCCCAGGCAGAAGGatgcttctccttctgcatCCCCCCCACAATCCCCTGAAGAATCGTCAACCATGGGTCGCAAAGGAACTGCTAAGCCCGTCCGTCGGGGTCGAAAGTCACGgaaagacgatgaggaagacggagaggT GTCCGCGGCTGAATCTCACAACTCTCTTGACTCGGCCAGCATGGTTGAATCGGAGTCAGGCTCTGATTCGGAGGGGTCAGACGCCGGTGCTGAAGACGACGGGCCCATCTTTCCTTACGACAAGCTATATTATTCCTccaaggacaaagaagaaatcatgGCGATGCCAGAAATTCAACGAGAGCAAATTCTCTCCGAACGAGCGCAACAGGTTGACCGCCACAATCAAGATCTAGCCCTAAGGCGCCTTTTGGCTTCCCGTGAGCGCGAAGAAGCCCGCCAagcgaaaaagaacaagcGGAAAGCCAGCATGGCAAACCTGGAGGATGGCCAACGGAAGAGCTCGCGCCAGAAGACAACACTTGGTGGTCGCAAGGTCGGCGAGACCTCCGATGCTATCGAGGCCTATAAACGACAGCGTGAGCAGAAGGGCAGACGTGATGAACTTCGTCGTCGTGAACCGGCATCCAAGGATCAGACTGTTCGTCCGAGGGATAGGGTTTCTGACGAAGACGCGGAAGGAGAAAGCGATGCTGAGTGGGACGATGGAGATCGCTCACCATCGCTACCTAAGGATGATCCGCCAGCTGAGCTTAGGGATATCCAGCGAGCTCGTGTAGGCCGGACCAATTTCGCGCAGGTCTGTTTCTATCCTGGATTTGACGATGCCATCTCTGGCTGTTATGCACGAGTCAACATCGGACCGAATAGGGAAACTGGCCAGAATGAGTATCGGCTTTGTCTGATCAAGA AATTCACTGAGGGCCGACCGTATTCTATGGAGGGGCCTAATGGCCGATCATTCGTGACCAAGCAATATGCTGTGCTTGCGCATGGGAAAGCAGAGCGGGAGTTCCCTTTCGTTGCTTGTTCAGACTCTGCCATTACCGAG GCGGAATTCAATCGTTATCGTCAAACTATGGCAGTTGAAGACTGCAAGATGGCTACGAAGTCCACAGTAGCcgagaaggtggtggatatTAACCGACTGTTGAACCATAAGTTCACTCCGGAAGAGTTGACTGAAAAATTGAGGAAGCAAGGATCACTGGACACCAAGTCGACTGTTTTCAAGCGCAtggagacagaaaagaagctgaagcttgCGAAGGCAGCTGGTGACGATGCTGAAGTCGAGAGATTAGAGTCCGAATTGGCCAGCATGAGCACACCAAAACTTGCTTTCAACGCGACCTCTTCTAAACCTCGTGCAGACAAGCCTTCCGAGCATGAACGTCTGCTAGAGCTGAACCTCCGCAATCAGAGACTCAACACTGAAAATGTGCGCCGCGCTCAActggaagagagaaaggcCAGCCGAAAAGCCGCTGCAGCAGTTGCCCGCGGAGAAGCTCAGCCAAACCCGTTCATGCGCGTCAGGACACACGCGAGGACACATTACGATGCCAACGGCAATGGTACAACACTATCAGAAACCACTACTCGAGATGGGACCCCTGCAACTGGGTCCGACACGCCATCAAAAGCAAATACCCCCAACGGAAGCAACCCTCCCTCTGGCTCCCAGAAGAAAACCACCAAGGGTGGCGTCGCAACAATCCGTCATCGCAATATGGACGATGAGAATATTGCGGCTCTAGATTTGGACCTAGATATTGAGATCTGA
- a CDS encoding uncharacterized protein (predicted protein) gives MLTPGQKIKAMLAQFDSDSDSDSGKPQPQRSISKLTDTLKNSTVSDQPPSMDLDEEASDEDDDIIMPKGRMAARLQAQNDENNESAFDRVSKSLRNAQQEKRDSKADGAMSEDDDDDDDLPVAGPRRKTNNRVVEEREESDAEESPSRARAFSPLFVSSPTRGNDQEQDGAEDSEQDEVRPKANSRFLALVAQKRKEREEKERIENEKKAAKAKQREQFSSEILSGEDSEGDDESGRKLSQPARPARKASKKALEEMNRETQRISRSMQLVHQAQTKKKISKESFFARFNFMQPDQQNASGSAPDNSSTTADSQNSSDAEAQKNKNTPHTSPILGPSEKPSTGNDTNDASKEASTEFPTLEEMIAKAPQHSEQPIVGRMEEQTTDKKPHVAEEKKQKKVLTMPPVRVRLSREQVARNQRDDSDSDDLEIVTSPAKCRRYAAFENVSMRRHQESATMLKLKALAQLTSPPKKSGMNYAELSAHLLHQARQQASKERMERIEELRAKGVIIETADERAALEDELENLVEKARKEANEIAKKEKAAANGEGDDEDDDYEFSGSEEEADEADEDGDDDDEEEEEEGNEEGEKDGDLLDAEAGEDEESDDDELEVMSSEETSLPTQRRKRPTRVISDDEDEPPVPKTPAKMTNRIKVQSVERPHIPGLPSDDMTMSLTQAFAGTLGDNHSQAGSTIPHSLPDPVDGRQESDSQMIIKDSQEQRHETPDVLAGYAQSEIRVSESPAPRGMSQFSQIPDPTQDAGFVLSPFDPSKRFMSTPASTVETVLINRNQSQNNSPTVERKSKHLRRGRTTELSAIEEQSEGDFEIDASAFDIMKANKKKSSVPFDKKKSKAKDVVEEAAEESDDEYAGLGGASDEDDDVEDAYDRQMIDDNSGETADEKQLAALNALHQRNADEKQVAKLLKDITTGALRRRRGGDDEFDLDDSDDELLARRREKQREFARMRKALMADEKIGEIAENPKKAAFFKAVEDRDMDDDGLDFLEPEEHPESQGESSSQDVIPDSQPDTTTTGDSNKRKRPLEPSAEDINNRPPPHMRRKPASVMSKKPATLAEIRETLSFLTETPEYDSFHEDATVDDDEEQDKAIDGEAADEQPSNSQSTEEFAVPRHPRRTKGPVVDRLALLRQASSNSATSGSSNTRFAFQTGSGPDPIGFRPPLLRKTTTSSSSTSSSSKSDTSRRVTKPASGASVAKKGAVNYYTAAREKERERELRARTRNTGTNITALVNKHSSNRLGALGRTGQWD, from the exons ATGCTCACTCCAGGGCAAAAAATCAAAGCAATGCTCGCCCAATTCGACAGCGACTCAGATTCAGATAGCGGAAAGCCACAGCCTCAACGATCTATCTCCAAACTCACCGACACTCTTAAGAACAGCACAGTTTCAGATCAACCACCAAGCATGGACTTAGACGAAGAGGCCTCagacgaggacgacgatATTATTATGCCCAAGGGCCGCATGGCTGCTCGACTACAGGCTCAGAACGATGAAAATAACGAATCGGCATTTGATCGAGTATCGAAGAGCTTAAGGAACGCACAGCAGGAAAAACGGGATTCAAAAGCTGATGGGGCGATGtctgaggatgatgacgacgatgatgatcttcCTGTGGCTGGTCCACGGAGGAAAACTAATAATCGGGTGGTTGAAGAGCGTGAAGAGAGTGATGCGGAGGAGTCGCCTTCTCGTGCGCGCGCATTTTCGCCGctgtttgtttcttccccGACTCGTGGTAATGATCAGGAACAGGATGGAGCGGAAGATTCGGAGCAGGATGAGGTTCGGCCGAAGGCGAATTCCAGattccttgcccttgttgcTCAGAAACGCAAGGAGcgggaggagaaggagaggattgaaaatgagaagaaggctgcGAAGGCGAAGCAAAGAGAGCAGTTTAGCTCCGAGATACTCTCGGGTGAGGATAGTGAAGGGGATGATGAATCGGGACGGAAATTATCACAGCCTGCTCGACCAGCGCGTAAGGCCAGTAAGAAGGCCCTCGAAGAGATGAACCGGGAAACCCAACGAATCAGCAGAAGTATGCAACTGGTTCATCAGGcccagaccaagaagaagattagCAAGGAAAGCTTCTTTGCTCGGTTTAACTTTATGCAGCCTGATCAGCAAAATGCCTCCGGATCTGCGCCGGATAACTCGTCAACTACTGCTGATTCGCAGAATTCGTCGGATGCTGAAGctcagaagaacaagaacacGCCGCATACTTCGCCGATTTTAGGTCCATCTGAGAAGCCTTCAACCGGCAATGATACCAATGATGCGTCCAAGGAGGCTTCAACCGAATTCCCGAcattggaggaaatgatTGCCAAAGCGCCGCAGCACTCAGAGCAACCCATTGTTGGCCGCATGGAAGAACAAACGACGGATAAGAAACCTCATGTagctgaggagaagaagcaaaagaaggttCTAACAATGCCACCTGTTCGAGTTCGCCTTTCTCGAGAGCAAGTAGCGCGGAACCAAAGAGATGACTCCGACAGTGATGACTTGGAAATTGTTACATCTCCCGCCAAATGCCGACGATACGCGGCGTTCGAGAACGTTTCTATGAGAAGACACCAGGAATCGGCCACTATGCTGAAACTGAAGGCTTTGGCACAGCTCACATCTCCTCCGAAGAAGTCAGGCATGAATTATGCCGAATTATCCGCACATCTCTTGCATCAAGCGAGGCAGCAGGCAAGCAaagagaggatggagagaatTGAAGAGCTGAGGGCAAAGGGTGTCATCATTGAAACGGCTGATGAGCGAGCTGCTCTGGAAGATGAATTAGAGAACCTTGTCGAAAAAGCACGGAAGGAAGCCAATGAAATCgcaaagaaagagaaggcagcAGCTAATGGTgaaggcgatgatgaggatgacgactaCGAATTCTCCGGGTCTGAGGAGGAAGCGGATGAAGCTGACGAGGAcggcgacgatgacgacgaggaagaggaagaggaaggcaaTGAAGAGGGCGAAAAGGACGGAGACCTATTGGACGCCgaagctggagaagacgaagaatccgatgatgacgaacTCGAAGTCATGTCATCCGAAGAGACAAGCCTGCCAACCCAGAGACGGAAACGGCCTACTCGAGTCATTAgcgacgacgaggacgaaCCTCCCGTACCGAAGACGCCTGCAAAGATGACTAACCGAATTAAAGTACAATCTGTGGAGCGACCACACATTCCCGGTTTGCCTTCTGATGACATGACTATGAGCTTAACCCAGGCATTCGCGGGAACTCTGGGCGATAATCACAGCCAAGCAGGATCTACCATCCCTCATTCGTTGCCTGATCCAGTCGATGGTCGACAAGAATCAGACTCGCAGATGATCATCAAGGATAGCCAGGAACAACGACATGAAACTCCCGATGTGCTGGCGGGATATGCACAGTCTGAGATACGAGTTTCTGAATCCCCTGCTCCACGAGGGATGTCTCAGTTTTCTCAGATTCCGGACCCAACACAGGATGCTGGCTTTGTACTATCACCTTTTGATCCTTCGAAACGATTCATGAGTACCCCTGCGTCCACCGTAGAGACTGTTCTCATCAACCGGAACCAATCCCAGAACAACTCCCCTACTGTTGAGCGGAAGTCGAAGCATCTGCGTCGCGGACGGACAACAGAACTCTCTGCCATTGAAGAGCAAAGTGAAGGCGATTTTGAGATTGATGCTAGTGCATTCGACATTATGAAGGCGAACAAGAAAAAGTCCAGTGTCCCGTTTGATAAAAAGAAGAGTAAAGCGAAGGacgtggtggaagaagctgcGGAGGAATCAGACGACGAATATGCTGGGCTTGGTGGCGCGAGcgacgaggacgacgacgTGGAGGATGCCTACGATCGACAAATGATTGACGATAACAGCGGAGAAACTGCCGACGAGAAACAATTAGCCGCTCTCAATGC ACTCCATCAGAGAAATGCAGATGAGAAACAAGTAGCCAAGCTTCTGAAAGACATTACAACGGGTGCTCTTCGACGACGCAGGGGAGGCGATGATGAGTTCGACCTGGATGATTCTGACGATGAGCTTCTCGCACGTCGGCGAGAGAAACAGAGAGAATTTGCACGGATGCGAAAGGCACTGATGGCTGACGAGAAGATTGGTGAGATTGCCGAGAACCCTAAGAAAGCCGCATTCTTCAAGGCTGTTGAAGATCGCGATATGGACGACGATGGCCTCGATTTCTTAGAACCCGAGGAACATCCTGAGTCTCAAGGGGAATCGTCATCGCAAGACGTGATTCCGGACTCACAACCAGATACTACCACAACGGGTGATagcaacaagagaaagaggccCCTTGAGCCTTCAGCTGAAGACATTAACAATCGGCCTCCGCCTCATATGCGTCGTAAGCCGGCAAGTGTCAtgtccaagaagccagctACCCTTGCTGAGATCCGCGAAaccctttccttcctgacCGAAACGCCCGAATATGACTCGTTCCACGAAGATGCAAccgtcgatgacgatgaggaacaGGACAAGGCTATCGACGGTGAGGCTGCGGATGAGCAGCCCTCCAACAGCCAGTCTACGGAAGAATTTGCCGTCCCCCGGCATCCACGCCGGACCAAGGGCCCTGTCGTTGACCGACTTGCTCTGCTACGACAAGCATCATCTAACTCGGCCACATCCGGTTCCTCTAACACTCGATTCGCTTTCCAAACCGGCTCTGGGCCCGATCCCATAGGATTCCGCCCACCCTTACTTCGAAAGACTACGAccagctcttcttcgaccagCAGCTCCTCCAAGTCGGACACATCGCGACGAGTAACCAAACCTGCATCTGGTGCCTCGGTTGCCAAGAAGGGTGCCGTGAACTACTACACGGCCGCGCGAGAAAAGGAACGTGAGAGGGAGCTCCGGGCCAGGACCCGTAACACCGGCACCAATATCACTGCGTTGGTGAACAAGCATTCTAGCAACCGACTCGGCGCTCTTGGCAGAACCGGGCAATGGGACTAA
- a CDS encoding uncharacterized protein (predicted protein), producing MSAVNLPALPQSILKKLFNKPSTYYLNPLIQPSSPQKPKKEKTAMTQTHKRTLLLTLDAFETLFHPRPSVPEQYASAAHHFGLPKTAITAERVLSAFKPVFKAQSQARPNYGRDDVIRGCYGGPRQWWGEIIRGTFSRVLAEHYHYNNITTDSDNNNSNSRSQVDLPDGLVGYLLDRFASKEGYALYDDVGPFFSHIRAVKENEGRLGPFERVVVGVVSNSDDRVPAVLKSLGLRVGDCRADEGVDSMRLSGFEERSSSEMTEGSGVNDGVSDIDLVITSYEAGVEKPSPRIFEVARRQAKALTRVEDLGGWTCVHVGDDVDKDYRAAVGAGWDGYFLARGDEARSADADNVIRSLVDLIPMLEAYR from the coding sequence ATGTCCGCAGTAAATCTCCCCGCCCTACCCCAGTCAATCCTGAAGAAACTCTTCAATAAACCTAGCACCTACTACCTAAACCCCCTAATccaaccctcctctccccaaaaaccaaaaaaagaaaaaacagcCATGACCCAAACCCACAAACgcaccctcctcctcaccctcgacGCCTTCGAAACCCTCTTCCACCCACGCCCCTCCGTGCCGGAACAATACGCGTCCGCCGCGCACCACTTCGGGCTCCCCAAAACAGCAATTACGGCCGAGCGCGTCCTCTCCGCCTTCAAACCCGTGTTCAAAGCGCAGTCGCAAGCGCGCCCGAACTACGGTCGCGACGACGTCATTCGCGGCTGCTACGGCGGACCCCGGCAATGGTGGGGGGAGATTATCCGGGGGACTTTTTCGCGGGTTTTGGCTGAACACTATCATTATAATAACATTACTACTGATAGTGATAataacaacagcaacagTCGGAGTCAAGTAGATCTTCCCGACGGACTGGTCGGGTATTTACTTGATCGGTTTGCCAGTAAAGAGGGCTATGCGCTGTATGATGATGTGGGGCCGTTTTTCTCTCATATTCGGGCCGTGAAGGAGAACGAAGGCAGACTGGGCCCGTTTGAGCGGGTGGTGGTCGGCGTGGTTTCGAACTCGGATGATCGGGTTCCGGCGGTGTTGAAGTCGTTAGGGCTGCGGGTTGGGGACTGTAGGGCTGATGAGGGGGTGGATAGCATGCGATTGTCGGGGTTTGAAGAGAGGTCTTCTTCTGAAATGACCGAAGGTTCCGGTGTGAATGACGGTGTCAGCGATATCGATCTGGTTATTACGAGTTACGAGGCTGGAGTGGAGAAGCCGAGTCCTCGAATCTTTGAGGTGGCGAGGAGGCAGGCGAAGGCTTTGACTCgggttgaagatcttggtGGCTGGACTTGTGTTCATGTCGGGGATGACGTTGACAAGGATTATAGGGCTGCTGTTGGGGCTGGTTGGGATGGGTATTTCCTGGCTCGTGGCGACGAGGCGAGGAGTGCTGATGCCGATAATGTCATTCGGTCGCTTGTGGATTTGATCCCTATGCTCGAGGCTTATCGTTGA
- a CDS encoding uncharacterized protein (predicted protein) has translation MRQWGSSLHHNGMSFFLATVPKGTQLYHGNSSPDPVNGTEWLAFEPEHAMVFARPHHGPPPGKGPHKRSQLPLKLGPKESGEGQDKDQDKPGFLHTYTAAKDLRLLYLDGMSAAKTENGTLDSQDRILLRDALEGRPGMLEGERAELICRMARDNYQGRLDGVIRMEAGFEIILCDFARDLNEIRVSQVKSDRMGPGPRGGKGKGGPDGGMLWYKAIAARYNGIGSNRVILNYDNFVTAYVYGLDLFRSSGSNSNLLPRLNHLFADELGPIRNDLDHLILNQDPSDASFNWQGVADMVVQRYAHELRYLASGQLSTLQALHEEIENSLGPFVDYSDRNAALEADRCSMQFVPAGAPSGGLASGAVRSVTRSICSTMIEAWNQTDYDTAVAQLQSLIDYLSWTTWKECKGCADNEVCVIPIWPMGTVEDYEHPQCRDASRPNGQGRRYWGGRPGGPGGPGGPEGPDGFRHSSWLQRILHYLQEIIR, from the coding sequence ATGCGCCAATGGGGGTCGTCGCTGCATCATAATGGCATGTCCTTCTTTCTGGCCACCGTGCCCAAAGGAACGCAACTGTACCACGGAAATTCCTCCCCAGACCCAGTGAACGGAACAGAATGGTTAGCCTTCGAGCCTGAACATGCTATGGTCTTCGCAAGACCCCATCATGGCCCTCCTCCAGGCAAAGGTCCACACAAGCGGTCCCAACTGCCGCTCAAGTTGGGGCCCAAGGAATCAGGAGAAGGCCAGGATAAGGATCAGGATAAGCCAGGATTTCTCCATACATACACGGCCGCAAAGGACTTGCGACTATTGTACCTCGATGGAATGTCGGCTGCCAAAACAGAAAACGGAACACTCGACTCTCAGGATCGGATCTTGCTTCGCGATGCACTCGAGGGCAGGCCTGGGATGCTGGAAGGCGAACGGGCGGAACTGATTTGCCGCATGGCTCGGGACAATTACCAAGGCCGTCTGGATGGTGTCATCCGTATGGAGGCCGGGTTTGAGATAATTCTTTGTGATTTCGCTAGGGACCTCAATGAGATTCGGGTCAGTCAAGTGAAGTCTGATAGAATGGGTCCTGGCCCGCGTGGTGGTAAGGGCAAGGGCGGCCCTGATGGGGGCATGCTCTGGTACAAAGCCATCGCAGCACGGTACAATGGAATTGGGAGCAACAGGGTTATCCTCAACTATGACAACTTTGTCACAGCGTACGTCTACGGCTTGGATTTGTTTCGTTCGTCGGGTAGTAACAGCAACTTACTGCCGCGACTGAATCATCTCTTTGCCGACGAGCTGGGTCCGATTCGGAACGATCTGGACCATCTCATTTTGAACCAAGATCCCAGCGATGCCTCATTTAACTGGCAAGGAGTTGCAGATATGGTGGTGCAGCGATACGCGCATGAGCTGAGGTACCTGGCCTCTGGACAGCTCTCAACGCTACAGGCGCTTCACGAGGAAATTGAAAACAGCCTCGGTCCTTTCGTCGACTATAGCGATCGCAATGCAGCTCTGGAGGCCGACAGATGCAGTATGCAGTTTGTACCTGCAGGGGCTCCCTCAGGTGGACTAGCCAGCGGTGCCGTCCGATCCGTTACTCGCAGTATCTGTTCGACGATGATCGAGGCCTGGAATCAAACAGACTACGACACAGCGGTCGCTCAACTTCAGAGTTTGATTGATTACTTGTCCTGGACCACATGGAAGGAATGTAAGGGATGTGCCGACAACGAAGTTTGCGTGATTCCGATTTGGCCGATGGGAACCGTAGAGGACTACGAGCACCCGCAGTGTCGAGATGCGTCGAGACCGAATGGCCAGGGGCGACGCTACTGGGGTGGTAGACCCGGAGGTCCCGGAGGACCTGGAGGCCCAGAAGGTCCAGATGGATTCCGACACTCAAGTTGGCTACAAAGAATACTACACTACCTGCAGGAGATAATTCGATAA